One Burkholderia sp. PAMC 26561 genomic window carries:
- a CDS encoding c-type cytochrome has protein sequence MNKFVGKCAVIAALSGLAGFATQASADVVGNAKAAQGKVAMCIGCHGIPGYRTAYPEVYRVPMLGGQSARYIENALQAYKKGDRHFETMHGIAVTLTDQDIADIAAYYAAQTPSSKNNPDK, from the coding sequence ATGAATAAATTCGTCGGCAAATGTGCCGTGATCGCAGCGCTGTCGGGGCTTGCCGGCTTCGCGACCCAGGCATCCGCCGATGTCGTGGGCAACGCGAAAGCGGCCCAGGGCAAGGTTGCGATGTGTATCGGGTGTCACGGCATTCCCGGTTATCGCACCGCGTATCCCGAGGTGTACCGGGTGCCCATGCTCGGCGGCCAGAGCGCCCGCTACATTGAGAACGCGCTGCAAGCCTACAAGAAGGGCGATCGCCATTTCGAGACCATGCACGGCATAGCGGTGACGCTGACCGATCAGGATATCGCCGATATTGCAGCGTACTACGCCGCGCAAACCCCCTCTTCGAAGAACAATCCCGACAAGTGA
- a CDS encoding c-type cytochrome — protein MKALETVLKTACTAAALAGVIAMQPAFAADASNGKVLTEAHNCAACHGPNLNKPVSAEYPKLAGQHADYIYWALRQYQMGNGNPNFGRANAIMSAQVQNLSQADLKDISAYIESLSGDLVLKK, from the coding sequence ATGAAGGCACTCGAAACAGTGTTGAAAACAGCATGTACGGCAGCCGCGCTGGCCGGCGTGATCGCCATGCAGCCGGCGTTCGCCGCCGATGCCAGCAACGGCAAGGTGCTCACCGAAGCGCACAATTGCGCAGCCTGCCACGGGCCGAACCTGAACAAGCCGGTGAGCGCGGAGTATCCGAAGCTCGCGGGCCAGCACGCCGACTACATCTATTGGGCGCTGCGCCAGTACCAGATGGGCAACGGCAATCCGAACTTCGGCCGCGCCAACGCCATCATGTCGGCGCAGGTGCAGAACCTGTCGCAGGCGGACTTGAAGGATATCTCGGCGTATATCGAATCGCTGAGTGGCGATCTGGTGCTGAAGAAGTAA
- a CDS encoding DUF1841 family protein, protein MFNPSRDEVRQFFTETWRKQRQGGVLTPLESIAADWIGEHPEYQQELADPDVAHADYSPDQGKSNPFLHLSMHLAITEQLSIDQPPGIRRAHERLVGRLGSTHDAQHAIMECLGQIIWEAQRNNTPPDTDAYLALIEQRASRD, encoded by the coding sequence ATGTTCAACCCCAGCCGCGACGAAGTTCGCCAATTTTTCACCGAAACCTGGCGCAAACAGCGGCAAGGCGGCGTCCTGACGCCGCTTGAAAGCATCGCGGCCGACTGGATTGGCGAGCATCCGGAATACCAGCAGGAACTCGCCGATCCCGACGTCGCCCACGCCGACTACTCGCCGGACCAGGGCAAGAGCAATCCGTTCCTGCACCTGTCGATGCATCTGGCGATCACAGAGCAACTTTCCATCGATCAACCGCCGGGAATTCGCCGCGCGCACGAGCGGCTGGTCGGGCGCCTGGGTTCGACGCATGATGCGCAGCACGCGATCATGGAATGCCTCGGCCAGATCATCTGGGAGGCGCAACGCAACAATACGCCGCCTGACACCGATGCCTATCTTGCGTTGATCGAACAGCGCGCCTCGCGGGATTGA
- the nth gene encoding endonuclease III, producing MNPKKRRAIFETLQSLNPHPTTELEHNSPFELLISVLLSAQATDVSVNKAMRRMYPVANTPAKVLALGEEGVTEYIRTIGLYRTKAKNVIATCRILVEQYGGEVPDNREALEALPGVGRKTANVILNTAFGHPTIAVDTHIFRVSNRTGLAPGKDVRAVELALEKFVPDEFKQDAHHWLILHGRYVCKARVPECWHCAIEPLCEYRPKTPAPIE from the coding sequence ATGAACCCGAAAAAACGCCGCGCGATCTTCGAGACGCTGCAGAGCCTGAACCCGCATCCGACCACCGAGCTCGAGCACAACTCGCCGTTCGAGCTGCTGATCTCCGTCCTGCTCTCGGCGCAAGCCACCGATGTCTCCGTGAACAAGGCGATGCGTCGCATGTACCCGGTCGCCAACACGCCGGCCAAGGTGCTGGCGCTCGGCGAAGAAGGCGTGACGGAATACATCAGGACGATCGGGTTGTATCGGACGAAAGCGAAGAACGTCATTGCGACGTGCCGGATTCTCGTCGAGCAATATGGCGGCGAGGTGCCCGATAACCGCGAGGCGCTCGAAGCGCTGCCGGGCGTCGGGCGCAAGACCGCGAACGTGATCCTGAATACCGCGTTCGGCCATCCGACCATTGCCGTCGATACCCATATCTTTCGCGTTTCGAACCGAACGGGACTCGCGCCCGGCAAGGACGTGCGTGCGGTAGAACTGGCGCTGGAGAAGTTCGTCCCCGACGAATTCAAGCAAGACGCGCATCACTGGCTGATCCTGCACGGGCGTTATGTGTGCAAGGCGCGCGTGCCCGAGTGCTGGCACTGCGCGATCGAACCTTTGTGCGAGTACCGCCCGAAGACGCCGGCGCCCATCGAATAA
- the rsxB gene encoding electron transport complex subunit RsxB, whose translation MIATFPTTLASQIEDLLPQTQCTKCGYPACRPYAEAIAAGQASYNQCPPGGEEGVARLARLLGKPVIPLNPENGVERPRPLAIIDENLCIGCTLCLQACPVDAIVGAAKQMHTVIPELCTGCDLCVPPCPVDCIAMIPVTGDKTGWDAWTQTQADAARIRHDQHLARLARERDAAEARKAARVAGSAKPVEPAISGDRVVKTAAATPEDEAQAKKRAIIQAAMERARKKKEELARLGAGPKNIDSVSPEVQAQIDAAEARRRRLGLTDANNEPDSDSANDPDA comes from the coding sequence GTGATTGCAACTTTCCCCACGACCCTTGCTAGCCAGATTGAAGACCTGCTGCCGCAGACGCAGTGCACAAAATGCGGCTACCCCGCGTGCCGGCCGTACGCCGAGGCCATCGCGGCAGGTCAGGCGAGCTATAACCAATGCCCGCCCGGTGGCGAGGAAGGCGTGGCGCGGCTTGCCCGCCTGCTTGGCAAGCCTGTCATTCCGCTGAATCCCGAGAACGGTGTTGAACGGCCGCGGCCGCTTGCTATCATCGACGAAAACCTGTGTATCGGCTGTACGTTGTGCCTGCAAGCGTGCCCGGTGGACGCTATCGTTGGCGCGGCCAAGCAGATGCACACGGTGATCCCCGAGCTTTGTACCGGCTGCGACCTGTGCGTGCCGCCCTGCCCTGTCGATTGCATCGCCATGATTCCAGTCACCGGCGACAAGACCGGCTGGGACGCATGGACGCAGACGCAAGCCGACGCCGCGCGCATCCGGCACGACCAGCATCTGGCGCGGCTCGCGCGTGAACGCGATGCCGCCGAAGCGCGTAAGGCGGCGCGCGTGGCGGGATCGGCCAAGCCAGTCGAACCGGCCATATCCGGCGATCGCGTCGTGAAAACAGCAGCCGCCACGCCGGAAGACGAAGCGCAAGCCAAAAAACGCGCGATCATCCAGGCCGCGATGGAACGTGCGCGCAAGAAAAAGGAAGAACTGGCGAGGCTTGGCGCAGGGCCGAAGAACATCGATTCGGTGAGCCCCGAGGTCCAGGCGCAAATCGACGCAGCCGAAGCCCGGCGCCGCCGCCTAGGTTTGACTGACGCGAACAACGAGCCCGACAGCGACTCCGCAAACGACCCCGACGCCTGA
- a CDS encoding TetR/AcrR family transcriptional regulator has translation MDQIARRAETNERMLYYYFGSKEQLFTAVLEHAFTALTDAEKSLDLEGVAPVEAVTQLAHFIWNYYREHPELLRLVNNENLHEARYIKGSTRIRELISPVVAKLAKILERGQQAGLFRNNVDPLRFYITLSGLGYYIVSNRFTLEATFGLDFSADAERDEIIKMNTELLLAYLMRR, from the coding sequence GTGGACCAGATAGCCCGCCGCGCCGAAACGAATGAGCGAATGCTCTACTACTATTTCGGCAGCAAGGAGCAGTTGTTCACCGCCGTCCTGGAACATGCGTTCACGGCGCTCACCGATGCGGAAAAATCGCTCGATCTGGAGGGCGTGGCGCCGGTCGAAGCCGTTACGCAGCTCGCGCATTTCATCTGGAATTACTATCGTGAGCACCCCGAGCTATTACGGCTGGTGAATAACGAGAACCTCCATGAAGCACGTTATATAAAGGGCTCCACGCGTATCCGCGAGCTCATCTCGCCCGTGGTCGCGAAGCTCGCGAAGATACTGGAACGTGGTCAACAAGCCGGATTGTTTCGCAATAACGTGGACCCCTTGCGCTTCTACATCACGTTGTCCGGGCTCGGGTATTACATCGTATCCAACCGGTTCACGCTGGAAGCCACGTTCGGGCTCGATTTCAGCGCTGACGCGGAACGCGATGAAATCATCAAGATGAATACGGAGTTGCTGCTCGCCTACCTGATGCGGCGCTGA
- a CDS encoding polyhydroxyalkanoate depolymerase — translation MLYQFHEFQRAMLSPLTAWAEAASKSFTNPSSPLSYVPGSTRLAAGYELLYRLGKDYEKPEFELHQIEKNGHAIPIVEQIVIEKPFCRLIRFKRFSDDSATVTDLKTEPIVLVCAPLSGHHATLLRDTVKTLLQDHKVYLTDWLDARMVPLEDGSFHLDDYVEYIQEFIRHIGAKDLHVISVCQPTVPVLAAISLMASRGEDTPRTMTMMGGPIDARRSPTSVNSLASEHSYEWFENNVIHTVPANYPGVGRKVYPGFLQHAGFVAMNPERHVTAHWDFYQNLMRGDDEDAEQHRRFYDEYNAVLDMDADYYLDTIRIVFQDFQLAEGTWDVNGERVRPQDIKQTALLTIEGELDDISGSGQTRAAHDLCTGIPAKNKRHYTAEKAGHYGIFSGRRWRTMVYPQLREFILSHDKAPKKEAVPA, via the coding sequence ATGCTCTATCAATTTCACGAATTCCAGCGGGCCATGCTGAGTCCGCTTACAGCATGGGCGGAAGCGGCGTCGAAGTCGTTCACCAATCCGTCCAGTCCGCTTTCGTATGTTCCCGGTTCCACGCGTCTCGCGGCCGGCTACGAGCTGCTTTATCGGCTGGGCAAGGATTACGAGAAGCCTGAATTCGAGCTGCATCAGATCGAGAAGAATGGCCACGCCATTCCTATCGTCGAGCAGATCGTGATCGAGAAGCCGTTTTGCCGGCTGATCCGCTTCAAGCGTTTTTCCGACGACAGCGCGACCGTCACGGACCTCAAGACCGAACCTATCGTGCTGGTGTGCGCGCCGCTTTCGGGCCACCACGCCACGCTTTTGCGCGATACCGTCAAAACGCTGCTGCAGGACCACAAGGTCTACCTGACCGACTGGCTCGACGCGCGCATGGTCCCGCTAGAAGACGGGTCGTTCCATCTCGACGACTACGTGGAATACATCCAGGAATTCATCCGCCACATCGGCGCGAAGGACCTGCACGTGATCTCGGTGTGCCAGCCGACCGTGCCGGTGCTCGCCGCCATATCGTTGATGGCAAGCCGCGGTGAAGACACGCCACGGACCATGACGATGATGGGTGGTCCTATTGATGCACGGCGCAGCCCGACTTCCGTGAACTCGCTTGCAAGCGAACATTCCTACGAATGGTTCGAGAACAACGTGATCCACACGGTCCCGGCGAACTATCCGGGCGTGGGCCGCAAGGTCTATCCGGGCTTCCTGCAGCACGCGGGTTTTGTCGCGATGAACCCCGAGCGCCACGTGACCGCGCACTGGGACTTCTATCAGAACCTCATGCGTGGCGACGACGAAGATGCAGAGCAGCATCGCCGTTTCTACGACGAATACAACGCCGTGCTCGACATGGACGCGGATTATTACCTCGATACCATTCGGATCGTCTTCCAGGATTTCCAGCTGGCCGAAGGCACGTGGGACGTGAACGGCGAGCGTGTACGTCCGCAGGACATCAAGCAGACGGCGCTCTTGACCATTGAAGGCGAGCTCGACGACATCTCGGGCAGCGGCCAGACCCGCGCTGCTCACGACTTGTGCACCGGCATTCCAGCCAAGAACAAGCGCCACTACACCGCCGAGAAAGCCGGCCACTACGGCATTTTCTCGGGCCGCCGCTGGCGCACGATGGTGTACCCGCAACTGCGTGAATTCATTCTCTCGCACGACAAGGCGCCGAAGAAGGAAGCAGTTCCCGCCTGA
- a CDS encoding glycoside hydrolase family 15 protein translates to MPALIEDYALVGDGHTAALISKEGSVDWLCWPRFDSGACFAALLGTPENGRWLITPDLPEGAPPPVITRKYRGDTLILETDFETSEGRVSLIDFMPVRDGLSDLVRIVVGRRGTVKMKMELVLRFDYGSSIPWVSRLPDDSGIRAIAGPDLCVLRTPIDLSGENMRTVGEFTVSEGERVPFSLVYSQSHLRLPPARDPHTQFARTENFWLEWSGRSNLDGRWGPAIRRSLITLKALAYEPTGGIVAAPTTSLPEQLGGTRNWDYRYCWLRDATITLLAMMRSGYYDEARAWRAWLGRVMAGSPQQIQIMYGIAGERRLPEWEVDWLSGYEDSKPVRVGNGAVDQLQLDVYGEVMNALHLARVGGLQSDDTVWSIQRAMLDHLDTVWQEPDEGIWETRGGRQQFTFSKVMAWVAYDRAIKSAEQFGLEGPLEHWRNQRTVIHADVCSKSWNASMNSFVQTYGGGDLDASLLLIPLLGFLPPEDPRVISTLDAIERDLTHDGLVKRYHTAEVQDGLPPGEGTFLACSFWLVDNLALQGRLEEAFAMFERLVGLANDVGLLAEEYDTVAKRQVGNFPQAFSHVALVHTGMNLMKHEQGMAKATGQPAQRQDKPSEAVSTNESDS, encoded by the coding sequence ATGCCCGCACTGATCGAAGACTACGCCCTGGTTGGCGACGGCCACACCGCCGCCTTGATCTCGAAAGAGGGATCTGTCGACTGGCTGTGCTGGCCGCGCTTCGATTCGGGCGCCTGTTTCGCCGCGCTACTGGGAACGCCCGAAAACGGCCGCTGGCTGATCACGCCTGACCTGCCCGAGGGCGCACCGCCTCCGGTCATCACGCGCAAATATCGCGGCGACACGCTGATCCTCGAAACCGATTTCGAAACGTCCGAGGGCCGGGTCTCGCTCATCGATTTCATGCCCGTTCGCGATGGCCTGTCCGACCTCGTGCGTATTGTCGTTGGCCGGCGCGGCACCGTGAAGATGAAGATGGAACTGGTGCTGCGCTTCGATTACGGCTCATCGATTCCCTGGGTCAGCCGCCTTCCGGACGACAGTGGCATTCGCGCCATCGCCGGTCCCGATTTGTGCGTGCTGCGCACGCCCATCGACCTGTCTGGCGAGAACATGCGTACCGTCGGGGAGTTCACGGTGAGCGAGGGTGAACGCGTGCCCTTCTCGCTCGTTTATTCGCAATCTCACTTGCGCCTGCCGCCCGCCCGCGATCCGCATACGCAGTTCGCACGCACCGAGAATTTCTGGCTCGAGTGGTCCGGCCGCAGCAACCTGGATGGCCGATGGGGTCCGGCGATCCGCCGCTCGCTGATCACGTTGAAGGCGCTCGCCTACGAGCCGACCGGCGGCATCGTCGCTGCACCTACCACGTCGCTGCCGGAGCAGCTTGGCGGAACCCGCAACTGGGATTATCGATACTGCTGGCTGCGCGACGCGACCATCACGCTCCTCGCGATGATGCGCAGCGGCTACTACGACGAAGCCCGCGCATGGCGCGCGTGGCTTGGCCGCGTGATGGCGGGTTCGCCGCAACAGATCCAGATCATGTACGGCATTGCCGGCGAACGGCGCTTGCCCGAATGGGAAGTCGACTGGCTGTCCGGTTACGAGGATTCGAAGCCCGTGCGCGTCGGCAATGGCGCAGTGGACCAGTTGCAACTCGATGTCTACGGCGAAGTCATGAACGCGCTGCACCTCGCACGGGTGGGCGGCCTGCAAAGCGACGACACCGTCTGGTCCATCCAGCGCGCCATGCTCGATCACCTGGATACGGTCTGGCAGGAACCCGACGAAGGCATCTGGGAAACGCGCGGCGGCCGCCAGCAGTTCACATTTTCGAAGGTCATGGCCTGGGTTGCGTACGACCGCGCGATCAAATCGGCGGAACAGTTCGGGCTGGAAGGTCCGCTCGAACACTGGCGCAACCAGCGCACGGTCATCCACGCCGACGTTTGCTCGAAGAGCTGGAATGCATCGATGAATTCGTTCGTCCAGACATACGGCGGCGGCGACCTCGATGCGAGCCTGCTGCTGATTCCGCTGCTCGGTTTCCTGCCGCCGGAAGACCCGCGCGTGATCTCGACGCTCGATGCCATTGAACGCGACCTGACGCACGACGGCCTGGTGAAGCGCTATCACACGGCCGAAGTGCAGGATGGCTTGCCTCCTGGCGAAGGGACGTTTCTCGCGTGCAGCTTCTGGCTCGTCGATAACCTCGCGCTCCAGGGCCGCCTGGAGGAAGCGTTCGCCATGTTTGAACGGCTGGTGGGACTCGCCAACGACGTCGGCTTGCTTGCCGAGGAATACGACACGGTCGCGAAACGTCAGGTCGGCAACTTCCCGCAGGCTTTTTCGCACGTGGCGCTCGTGCACACGGGAATGAACCTGATGAAACACGAGCAAGGCATGGCCAAGGCGACCGGCCAACCTGCGCAGCGTCAGGACAAACCCTCGGAAGCCGTGAGCACAAACGAAAGCGATTCGTAA
- a CDS encoding DUF3096 domain-containing protein — protein MDIHLSLGPLVALIAGILILVVPRLLNFIVAIYLIIIGLIGVFGLSATHF, from the coding sequence ATGGATATCCATCTGAGCCTCGGTCCGCTGGTCGCGCTCATCGCAGGCATTTTGATCCTGGTCGTACCGCGCCTGCTCAACTTTATTGTTGCAATCTATCTGATCATCATCGGGTTGATCGGCGTGTTCGGATTGAGCGCAACGCATTTTTGA
- a CDS encoding lactonase family protein has product MNVLVKSFAASVTIGLSLAAGPAFAQSASDPPVNPAGSAESSVYDLLVGTYTGSGKSEGIYVYRFDTASGAITRLSATQAVNPSYLVVSKDRQHVYAVNELPGDNGPASQRGGISAFRFDPASGQLTFVNRVSSDGNDPAYLALSPDGRYLLTANYSVASNPGGSFAVFPLEGERVLPSVLTVHHDGSGPVTGRQDNSHVHSTVFSPDGRYLFAQDLGADKLYSYRYTPDGTRGLFGPTESRYTLVKPGSGPRHMIFDEAARHAYVTTEMNASVMVYDYNDGKLTLKQTLAMTTPGFKGKIGGGAIHLSPDGRFLYTTNRGDVNEILTYAVNPADGHLKLLGRRSTLGKTPREFAIDPTGRWLIVGNQDSDSVYFFRRNPETGELASDPKKLEIGSPVDFKFVSPS; this is encoded by the coding sequence ATGAATGTTCTGGTCAAGAGTTTCGCGGCGAGCGTGACGATAGGGCTGTCCCTGGCAGCGGGCCCAGCGTTCGCACAGAGCGCGTCCGACCCGCCCGTGAATCCTGCCGGGTCAGCCGAGAGCAGCGTATATGACCTGCTGGTCGGCACTTATACGGGCAGCGGCAAGAGCGAGGGAATCTATGTCTACCGGTTCGATACCGCCAGCGGCGCCATCACGCGTCTTTCCGCGACGCAAGCGGTGAATCCTTCTTATCTCGTGGTCAGCAAGGACAGGCAGCACGTCTACGCAGTCAACGAATTGCCCGGCGACAACGGTCCCGCATCGCAGCGCGGCGGCATCAGTGCGTTCCGGTTTGACCCGGCGAGCGGCCAGCTCACCTTCGTGAACCGCGTCTCGTCCGATGGCAACGATCCCGCGTACCTTGCGTTGTCCCCTGACGGCAGGTATCTGCTCACGGCGAACTACTCGGTGGCGTCGAACCCGGGCGGCAGCTTCGCCGTTTTCCCGCTGGAGGGCGAACGCGTCCTGCCGTCTGTACTCACGGTTCATCACGACGGCAGCGGTCCCGTGACCGGACGTCAGGATAATTCGCACGTTCATTCCACCGTGTTTTCGCCTGACGGCCGCTATCTATTTGCGCAGGACCTGGGAGCGGACAAGCTGTATTCGTACCGATACACCCCCGACGGGACACGTGGCCTCTTCGGTCCGACCGAATCGCGCTACACGCTGGTGAAACCGGGTTCGGGACCGCGCCACATGATCTTCGACGAAGCCGCCAGACATGCTTACGTGACGACCGAGATGAACGCGTCGGTGATGGTCTACGATTACAACGACGGCAAGCTCACGCTCAAGCAGACCTTGGCCATGACCACGCCCGGTTTCAAAGGAAAGATCGGCGGCGGCGCGATCCATTTGTCGCCGGACGGGCGCTTCCTGTACACGACCAATCGCGGCGATGTCAATGAGATCCTGACCTACGCTGTCAATCCCGCCGATGGTCATCTGAAACTGCTTGGCCGGCGTTCTACGCTCGGCAAGACGCCGCGTGAATTCGCCATCGATCCGACCGGCCGTTGGCTGATCGTCGGCAACCAGGACAGCGACAGCGTCTACTTCTTCAGGCGCAATCCGGAGACGGGGGAACTGGCATCGGATCCGAAGAAACTCGAAATCGGTTCGCCGGTCGATTTCAAGTTCGTTTCGCCTTCCTGA
- a CDS encoding transporter codes for MNIITASSKETDRPNAAAPDDSKAPPGFICAFRFSGAEALRLSWDEARREIVGDGPTWLHLSANDDTVESWLTGVTAMPDVAREFLNGEDKRPRVHMGSTFMYGVVADLERVAETPDADPNAQATRRATGALRFYVDRNRMITVRAQPLQSTDRLRHAVLEGTMFRDTVDLFAGLIRALNDTFADRIDEIGDRLDDVEEGVLDGRHSNWRAELGSVRRRLVEVKRFVDPERNALTQLVTRRLDWAEPRSMETLIQAIQVLNGLAAGLEAQYERAKLLQDEIAALLSEDINRKLLWLAIMSALLMPATLVSGIFGMNVAGLPGTHDHYSFAVVMGVMAVCAAVTLFLLRRLRLW; via the coding sequence TTGAACATCATCACAGCATCGAGCAAAGAAACAGACCGGCCCAATGCCGCAGCGCCCGACGACTCGAAGGCGCCGCCTGGCTTCATCTGCGCGTTCCGCTTTTCCGGCGCCGAGGCGCTGCGCCTGTCCTGGGACGAAGCACGCCGGGAGATCGTCGGCGATGGCCCGACCTGGCTGCACCTGAGCGCCAACGACGACACCGTCGAAAGCTGGCTCACCGGCGTCACCGCCATGCCGGATGTGGCGCGGGAATTCCTGAACGGCGAGGACAAGCGGCCGCGCGTTCATATGGGATCGACCTTCATGTACGGCGTGGTCGCGGATCTGGAGCGCGTCGCGGAGACGCCCGACGCCGATCCGAATGCGCAGGCCACGCGCCGGGCAACGGGCGCGCTGCGCTTTTACGTCGATAGAAACCGCATGATCACCGTACGCGCGCAGCCCCTGCAATCGACTGACCGGCTGCGCCATGCGGTGCTGGAAGGCACGATGTTCCGCGACACGGTCGATCTCTTCGCGGGTTTGATCCGCGCGCTGAACGACACGTTTGCGGATCGTATCGATGAAATCGGTGATCGGCTCGACGACGTGGAGGAGGGCGTGCTCGACGGCCGCCATTCAAACTGGCGCGCGGAACTGGGATCGGTGCGAAGGCGGCTGGTGGAGGTGAAGCGGTTTGTCGATCCCGAACGCAACGCGCTCACACAACTCGTGACGCGGCGGCTCGACTGGGCCGAACCGCGCTCGATGGAAACCTTGATCCAGGCCATCCAGGTTTTGAACGGACTCGCCGCGGGGCTTGAAGCGCAGTACGAACGCGCGAAGTTGCTGCAGGACGAGATCGCGGCGCTGCTGTCCGAGGACATCAACCGCAAGCTGCTGTGGCTCGCAATCATGTCCGCGTTGCTGATGCCCGCGACGCTCGTCTCGGGCATCTTCGGCATGAACGTCGCCGGTTTGCCCGGCACGCACGACCACTATTCGTTCGCGGTCGTGATGGGCGTGATGGCGGTTTGCGCGGCCGTCACGCTGTTCCTGCTCAGGCGCTTGCGCTTGTGGTGA